One genomic segment of Alicycliphilus denitrificans K601 includes these proteins:
- a CDS encoding glycosyltransferase family 4 protein, with the protein MIWLSFVAFLSSVLAAAGVLRWAQDHAANYGRAVPQRFHYGDVPRLGGLAMLVGIALSWGLGRLTTAMGDSSSLRMDSWVLWWLLALMPAVVGGMVEDVTQRLAPRFRLLLSLLTAVLAVSMLGLQLPRLDLPWLDALLATAPWLGVGIALLAVTGLPHAFNIIDGYNGLAGMVAIIVCLALAHVALQVGDRGLAAVLVSTAAATGGFLVWNYPRGMLFAGDGGAYIWGGVIALASLSLVQRNPQVSPWFPMLLLIYPVWETVFSMYRKLVRGVSPGVADALHFHQLIYRRIVRRVLHGDAARRMLKRNNRTSPYLWAFTLLTVVPAVLFWRYTPVLIGFCLLFMVLYVMAYLAIIRFKVPGWLQP; encoded by the coding sequence ATGATCTGGCTTTCCTTCGTCGCTTTTCTGAGCTCCGTGCTGGCTGCTGCGGGCGTGCTGCGCTGGGCGCAGGATCATGCGGCCAACTATGGGCGCGCGGTGCCCCAGCGGTTTCATTACGGTGACGTGCCGCGTCTGGGCGGGCTGGCCATGCTGGTGGGCATAGCGCTGAGTTGGGGACTGGGGCGTTTGACGACGGCGATGGGCGATTCCTCTTCGCTGCGCATGGATAGCTGGGTGCTGTGGTGGCTGCTTGCACTGATGCCGGCCGTGGTAGGCGGCATGGTGGAGGACGTGACCCAGCGCCTGGCGCCACGCTTTCGCCTGCTTTTGTCTCTGCTGACGGCGGTGTTGGCCGTGAGCATGCTCGGCCTGCAGCTTCCACGGCTGGACCTGCCCTGGCTGGATGCGCTGCTGGCGACTGCGCCCTGGCTGGGCGTGGGCATTGCACTGTTGGCGGTGACGGGCCTGCCCCATGCCTTCAACATCATCGATGGCTACAACGGCCTGGCCGGCATGGTGGCCATCATCGTCTGCCTAGCGCTGGCCCATGTGGCGCTGCAGGTGGGCGACCGGGGGCTGGCGGCGGTGCTGGTGTCCACGGCAGCGGCGACGGGAGGCTTCCTGGTTTGGAATTACCCGCGCGGCATGCTGTTTGCCGGTGATGGCGGAGCCTATATTTGGGGGGGGGTGATTGCACTGGCCAGCCTGAGCCTGGTGCAGCGCAATCCCCAAGTGTCGCCCTGGTTCCCCATGCTGCTGCTGATCTACCCCGTGTGGGAGACGGTGTTCTCCATGTACCGCAAGCTGGTGCGCGGCGTGTCGCCGGGCGTGGCCGATGCGCTGCATTTTCACCAACTGATTTACAGGCGCATAGTGCGCCGCGTGCTGCATGGCGACGCAGCCAGGCGCATGCTCAAGCGCAACAATCGTACTTCCCCCTATCTGTGGGCATTCACGCTGCTCACGGTGGTCCCGGCGGTGCTGTTCTGGCGCTATACGCCGGTGCTGATAGGGTTCTGCCTGCTGTTCATGGTGCTGTACGTGATGGCGTACCTGGCCATCATCCGCTTCAAGGTGCCGGGCTGGCTGCAGCCGTGA
- the argB gene encoding acetylglutamate kinase, whose product MTDLLSIAPRDKAEILAQALPYIRKFHGKTMVIKYGGNAMTDPELQQDFAEDVVLLKLVGINPVVVHGGGPQIEQALNRLGKKGEFIQGMRVTDAETMEVVEWVLAGEVQQDIVGLIHHAGGKAVGLTGRDGGMIRARKLKMLDNKDPSIEYDVGQVGDIVAIDPSVVKALQDDAFIPVISPIGFGEENESYNINADVVASKLATVLQAEKLVMLTNIPGVLDKNGQLLAELTPQQIDALIADGTISGGMLPKLAGAIDAAKAGVNAVHVVDGRVPHSMLLEILTDQAYGTMIRSH is encoded by the coding sequence ATGACCGATCTACTTTCCATCGCTCCGCGCGACAAGGCCGAAATCCTGGCCCAGGCGCTGCCCTACATCCGCAAGTTCCATGGCAAGACCATGGTCATCAAGTACGGCGGCAATGCCATGACCGACCCGGAGCTGCAGCAGGACTTTGCCGAGGACGTGGTGCTGCTCAAGCTGGTGGGCATCAACCCGGTGGTGGTGCATGGCGGCGGCCCGCAGATCGAGCAGGCGCTGAACCGCCTGGGCAAGAAGGGCGAGTTCATCCAGGGCATGCGCGTGACGGACGCCGAGACCATGGAGGTGGTCGAGTGGGTGCTGGCGGGCGAGGTGCAACAGGACATCGTCGGTCTGATCCACCACGCGGGTGGCAAGGCCGTGGGTCTGACGGGGCGCGACGGCGGCATGATCCGCGCCAGGAAGCTCAAGATGCTGGACAACAAGGATCCGAGCATCGAGTACGACGTGGGCCAGGTGGGTGACATCGTGGCCATCGACCCGAGCGTGGTCAAGGCGCTGCAGGACGATGCCTTCATCCCCGTCATCAGCCCCATCGGTTTCGGTGAGGAGAACGAGAGCTACAACATCAACGCCGACGTGGTGGCCAGCAAGCTGGCCACGGTGCTGCAGGCGGAAAAGCTGGTGATGCTGACCAACATTCCCGGCGTGCTCGACAAGAACGGGCAGTTGCTGGCCGAGCTGACGCCGCAGCAGATCGACGCGCTGATTGCCGATGGCACGATCTCTGGCGGCATGCTGCCCAAGCTCGCCGGTGCGATCGACGCGGCCAAGGCGGGCGTGAACGCGGTGCACGTGGTCGATGGCCGAGTGCCGCATTCCATGCTGCTGGAAATACTGACGGACCAAGCTTACGGCACCATGATCCGAAGCCACTGA
- the slmA gene encoding nucleoid occlusion factor SlmA has protein sequence MSDSSPDSSVPGDAPASRRRLRPGERREQILHALAAMLEQPGAERITTAALARRLDVSEAALYRHFASKAQMFEGLIDFIEHSVFTLVRQIVEHPGEAGGAQRAARVAAMVLQFGERNPGMVRVMVGDALVFENERLQQRMNLFFDKVEATLRQCLRPAAEADGEAAPTVQAQVRAAALCDLIRGRLQRYARSGFRRLPTEHLDATLALQL, from the coding sequence ATGTCTGACTCCTCGCCCGACTCTTCCGTGCCCGGTGACGCTCCGGCATCCCGCCGCCGCCTGCGGCCCGGCGAGCGGCGCGAGCAGATCCTGCACGCGCTGGCGGCCATGCTGGAGCAGCCGGGTGCCGAGCGCATCACCACGGCCGCGCTGGCGCGCCGGTTGGACGTGAGCGAGGCGGCGCTGTACCGCCACTTCGCCAGCAAGGCGCAGATGTTCGAGGGGCTGATCGACTTCATCGAACACAGCGTCTTCACGCTGGTGCGCCAGATCGTGGAGCATCCGGGCGAGGCCGGCGGCGCCCAGCGCGCGGCACGCGTCGCCGCCATGGTGCTGCAGTTCGGCGAGCGCAACCCCGGCATGGTGCGCGTGATGGTGGGCGACGCGCTGGTGTTCGAGAACGAGCGCCTGCAGCAGCGCATGAACCTGTTCTTCGACAAGGTGGAGGCCACGCTGCGCCAATGCCTGCGGCCCGCGGCCGAAGCCGATGGCGAGGCCGCCCCCACGGTGCAGGCGCAGGTGCGCGCCGCGGCGCTGTGCGACCTGATCCGCGGGCGCCTGCAGCGCTATGCGCGCTCGGGCTTTCGCCGCCTGCCTACGGAGCACCTGGACGCCACCCTGGCGCTGCAGCTGTAA
- a CDS encoding TetR/AcrR family transcriptional regulator: MPVSTSSPKTARAPRREGRALHKGRQTKAAIVDAALGLATHIGLEGLSIGALADVTGMSKSGVFAHFGSREELQISVIREYHARFEQEVFYPAMEAPRGIARLRAMFDNWMKRTSVEIDSGCIYISGAVEFDDRAGPVRDALANSVLTWQAAMKRAIAQCKECGEIRPGVSEEQMLFEIHGLILALHYEARFLHTPGSMERANTGFDNILARYRADGG; encoded by the coding sequence ATGCCGGTATCGACTTCTTCACCCAAGACCGCCCGCGCGCCCCGCCGCGAGGGCAGGGCGCTGCACAAGGGGCGGCAGACCAAGGCCGCCATCGTGGACGCGGCCCTGGGGCTGGCCACGCACATTGGCCTGGAGGGCTTGTCCATCGGCGCGCTGGCCGATGTGACGGGCATGAGCAAGTCGGGCGTGTTTGCACACTTCGGCTCGCGCGAGGAGCTGCAGATCTCGGTGATCCGCGAATACCACGCGCGTTTCGAGCAGGAGGTTTTCTACCCCGCCATGGAGGCGCCGCGCGGCATTGCGCGGCTGCGCGCGATGTTCGACAACTGGATGAAGCGCACGTCGGTCGAGATCGACTCGGGCTGCATCTACATCAGCGGTGCCGTGGAGTTCGACGATCGCGCGGGCCCGGTGCGCGACGCGCTGGCCAACTCGGTTCTGACCTGGCAGGCCGCCATGAAGCGCGCCATTGCGCAGTGCAAGGAGTGCGGCGAGATACGTCCCGGCGTGAGCGAGGAGCAGATGCTGTTCGAGATCCACGGCCTGATCCTGGCGCTGCACTACGAGGCGCGCTTCTTGCACACGCCTGGCTCCATGGAGCGTGCGAACACGGGCTTCGACAACATTCTGGCGCGCTACCGCGCCGACGGCGGCTGA
- a CDS encoding acyl-CoA dehydrogenase C-terminal domain-containing protein, translated as MPTYNPPLRDMQFVLHEVFQVSDEFKAMPRHADVDADTINAVLEEAGKFAAEVTFPLNVSGDTEGCTLDQQTHEVTTPKGFKEAYAKYVEGGWAALSCDPEYGGQGLPHVVNQCLYEMLNSANQAWTMYPGLSHGAYEALLAHGTDAQKKTYLPKLVSGEWTGTMCLTEPHCGTDLGLLRTKAEPQADGTYRITGNKIFISAGEHDVAANIVHLVLARLPDAPKGSKGISLFVVPKFHVNADGSLGARNPIYCTGLEHKMGIHGNATAQIAIDGAVGTMVGEPNKGLAAMFVMMNAARLGVGNQSLGLTEVAFQNALAYAKDRLQMRSLSGVKAKDKEADPIIVHPDVRKMLLTAKAYAEGARALQIYCTLLLDKAHHHPDEKERKGCDELVALLTPIVKAFITDNGHIATNACMQVFGGHGFIKEWGMEQFVRDNRINMIYEGTNTVQSLDLLGRKVLGNQGATLKKLGKLIGQLVAEEGVNEKMAEFINPIAILGEQMTKFTTEIGFKGMQNPDEVGAAAVDYLRVAGHLVFGYLFARMAQVSLRAIAAGSQDPFYVAKLQTARFYFAKLFPETVTLMRTARAGAKVLMDTDAALA; from the coding sequence ATGCCTACCTACAACCCGCCGCTGCGCGACATGCAATTCGTACTGCATGAGGTCTTCCAGGTCAGCGACGAATTCAAGGCCATGCCCCGCCATGCCGACGTGGATGCCGACACCATCAACGCGGTGCTGGAGGAGGCGGGCAAGTTTGCCGCCGAGGTCACTTTCCCGCTGAACGTCAGCGGCGATACCGAGGGCTGCACGCTCGACCAGCAGACCCACGAGGTCACCACGCCCAAGGGCTTCAAGGAGGCCTATGCGAAGTACGTGGAAGGCGGCTGGGCCGCGCTGTCGTGCGATCCCGAATATGGCGGCCAGGGCCTGCCGCACGTGGTCAACCAGTGCCTGTACGAAATGCTCAACAGCGCCAACCAGGCCTGGACCATGTACCCGGGCCTGTCGCACGGCGCCTACGAGGCGCTGCTGGCCCACGGCACCGACGCGCAGAAGAAGACCTACCTGCCCAAGCTGGTGAGCGGCGAGTGGACCGGCACCATGTGCCTGACCGAGCCCCACTGCGGCACCGACCTGGGCCTGCTGCGCACCAAGGCCGAGCCCCAGGCAGACGGCACCTACAGGATCACCGGCAACAAGATCTTCATTAGCGCGGGTGAGCACGACGTGGCTGCCAACATCGTCCACCTGGTGCTGGCCCGCCTGCCCGACGCGCCCAAGGGGAGCAAGGGCATCAGTCTGTTCGTCGTGCCCAAATTCCATGTGAACGCCGACGGTTCGCTGGGCGCGCGCAACCCCATCTACTGCACGGGCCTGGAGCACAAGATGGGCATTCACGGCAACGCCACGGCGCAGATCGCCATCGATGGCGCCGTGGGCACCATGGTGGGCGAGCCGAACAAGGGCCTGGCCGCCATGTTCGTCATGATGAACGCCGCGCGCCTGGGCGTGGGCAACCAGTCGCTGGGCCTGACCGAGGTGGCCTTCCAGAACGCGCTGGCCTATGCCAAGGACCGCCTGCAGATGCGCAGCCTCTCGGGCGTGAAGGCCAAGGACAAGGAGGCCGACCCCATCATCGTGCACCCCGACGTGCGCAAGATGCTGCTGACCGCCAAGGCCTACGCCGAAGGCGCGCGTGCGCTGCAGATCTACTGCACGCTGCTGCTGGACAAGGCGCACCACCATCCCGACGAGAAGGAGCGCAAGGGCTGCGACGAGCTCGTGGCGCTGCTCACTCCCATCGTCAAGGCCTTCATCACCGACAACGGCCACATCGCGACCAACGCCTGCATGCAGGTCTTCGGCGGCCACGGCTTCATCAAGGAATGGGGCATGGAGCAGTTCGTGCGCGACAACCGCATCAACATGATCTACGAGGGCACGAACACCGTGCAGTCGCTCGACCTGCTGGGCCGCAAGGTGCTGGGCAACCAGGGCGCGACGCTCAAGAAGCTGGGCAAGCTCATCGGCCAACTGGTGGCCGAGGAGGGTGTGAACGAGAAGATGGCCGAGTTCATCAACCCGATCGCCATCCTGGGCGAGCAGATGACGAAATTCACCACCGAGATCGGCTTCAAGGGCATGCAGAACCCCGACGAGGTGGGCGCCGCCGCCGTGGACTACTTGCGCGTGGCGGGTCACCTGGTGTTCGGTTACCTGTTCGCCCGCATGGCCCAGGTGTCGCTGCGCGCCATCGCGGCGGGCAGCCAGGATCCGTTCTACGTGGCCAAGCTGCAGACGGCGCGCTTCTACTTCGCCAAGCTGTTCCCCGAGACGGTCACGCTGATGCGCACCGCCCGTGCCGGAGCCAAGGTGTTGATGGACACGGACGCGGCGCTGGCCTGA
- a CDS encoding DUF2147 domain-containing protein, which yields MRQALTAIVLMAITAPALAQMSPLGLWRSVDDKTGEPKAEIRIVDNAGVLSGRIEKTLRKDAKPTCTECQDDRKGQPIVGLEIIRGGKKDEGKDVWAGGRILDPENGKDYRASLTPVDGGKKLEVRGYLGPFWRTQTWQRLE from the coding sequence ATGAGACAAGCGCTAACAGCTATCGTTTTGATGGCAATCACCGCTCCCGCCCTGGCCCAGATGAGCCCCCTGGGCCTGTGGCGCAGCGTGGACGACAAGACCGGCGAGCCCAAGGCCGAGATCCGCATCGTGGACAACGCGGGCGTCTTGAGCGGGCGCATCGAGAAAACGCTGCGCAAGGACGCCAAGCCCACCTGCACCGAATGCCAGGACGACCGCAAGGGCCAGCCCATCGTGGGCCTGGAGATCATCCGCGGCGGCAAGAAGGACGAGGGCAAGGATGTCTGGGCGGGCGGCAGGATCCTCGACCCCGAGAACGGTAAGGACTACCGCGCCAGCCTCACGCCCGTCGATGGCGGCAAGAAGCTGGAGGTGCGCGGCTACCTCGGCCCTTTCTGGCGCACCCAGACCTGGCAGCGCCTGGAATAA
- a CDS encoding 3-hydroxyacyl-CoA dehydrogenase/enoyl-CoA hydratase family protein: MTRFNVKKVAVLGAGVMGAQIAAHLVNVKVPVVLFDLPAKEGSKSAIAEKAIANLKKLKPSPIGVAEDADLIQPANYEEHMGLLKDCDLVIEAIAERMDWKLDLYTKIAPHVAAHALLASNTSGLSITKLSEALPEALRHRFCGIHFFNPPRYMPLVELIATPATEARVIDQLEAFVTSGLGKGVVRAKDTPNFIANRIGIAGMLSTMKEVENFGLTYDVVDDLTGKKLGRASSGTFRTADVVGLDTMAHVIKTLQDNLGPETDPFYGSFGTPPVLAKLIALGNLGQKTKAGFYKKVGRDILRFELESEDYVPAGQKADDVYGRMLKRPAAERLKLLRAASGAPGRFLWAILRNSFHYAAVHLETIAESARDVDLCLRWGFGMKQGPFELWQEAGWLEVAKMVQEDIDAGKALCSAPLPKWVFEGPVAEAGGVHTAEGSWSPALKKFVARRVLPVYERQLFPEKLLGEASLPDWQTAGTTLAESKALRTWTLDGKVLIASIKNKMHAISPEVMEGLMEAVELAEQEYQAMVIWSGDAPFSVGADLEATMPAFVVGGADAIDSIEAELQNLMLRIRYAQVPVVSAIHGMALGGGCELAVYSARRVAHMESYIGLVEVGVGLVPGAGGLTYIARRAAENAARSTGKDLLPFLTEGFTAAAMAKVGTSAIESRKLGYLLDSDIIVPHKDELLFVAINEARAMAQGGWRAPLKRLFPVVGRNGIATIKAQLVNMEGGGFISAYDFKVASMIAEVVCGGDVDAGSLVSEEYLMQLERKAFCHLIGQPKTHERILGMLNTGKPVRN, encoded by the coding sequence ATGACCCGATTCAATGTGAAAAAAGTCGCCGTGCTCGGCGCGGGCGTGATGGGCGCGCAGATCGCGGCCCATCTCGTCAACGTGAAGGTGCCCGTGGTGCTTTTCGACCTTCCCGCGAAGGAGGGTTCCAAGAGCGCCATCGCCGAGAAGGCCATCGCCAACCTGAAGAAGCTCAAGCCTTCGCCGATCGGCGTGGCCGAGGATGCCGACCTGATCCAGCCGGCCAACTACGAAGAGCACATGGGGCTGCTCAAGGACTGCGACCTGGTGATCGAGGCGATTGCCGAGCGCATGGACTGGAAGCTGGACCTCTACACGAAGATCGCCCCCCACGTGGCCGCGCACGCGCTGCTGGCAAGCAACACCTCGGGCCTGTCGATCACGAAACTGTCCGAGGCGCTGCCCGAGGCCTTGCGCCACCGCTTCTGCGGCATCCATTTCTTCAACCCGCCGCGCTACATGCCGCTGGTGGAGCTGATCGCCACGCCCGCCACCGAGGCGCGCGTGATCGACCAGCTCGAAGCCTTCGTCACCAGCGGCCTGGGCAAGGGCGTGGTGCGCGCCAAGGACACGCCCAACTTCATCGCCAACCGCATCGGCATCGCCGGCATGCTGTCCACGATGAAGGAAGTGGAGAACTTCGGCCTGACCTACGACGTGGTCGATGACCTCACGGGCAAGAAGCTCGGGCGCGCGTCCTCGGGCACGTTCCGCACCGCCGACGTGGTGGGCCTGGACACCATGGCCCATGTCATCAAGACGCTGCAGGACAACCTGGGCCCGGAGACCGACCCCTTCTACGGCAGCTTCGGCACGCCGCCCGTGCTGGCAAAGCTGATAGCGCTGGGCAACCTGGGGCAGAAGACCAAGGCCGGCTTCTACAAGAAGGTGGGGCGCGACATCCTGCGCTTCGAACTGGAGAGCGAGGACTACGTGCCCGCAGGCCAGAAGGCCGACGACGTCTATGGCCGCATGCTCAAGAGGCCCGCGGCCGAGCGCCTCAAGCTGCTGCGCGCTGCCTCCGGCGCGCCGGGCCGCTTCCTGTGGGCCATTTTGCGCAACAGCTTCCACTACGCTGCCGTCCACCTGGAGACGATCGCCGAGTCGGCACGCGACGTGGACTTGTGCCTGCGCTGGGGCTTCGGCATGAAGCAGGGCCCCTTCGAGCTGTGGCAGGAGGCGGGCTGGCTCGAAGTGGCGAAGATGGTGCAGGAAGACATCGACGCCGGCAAGGCGCTGTGCAGCGCGCCGCTGCCCAAGTGGGTGTTCGAAGGCCCCGTGGCCGAGGCCGGCGGCGTGCATACGGCGGAAGGCTCCTGGAGCCCGGCGCTGAAGAAATTCGTAGCGCGCCGCGTACTGCCCGTCTACGAAAGGCAGCTTTTCCCTGAAAAACTGCTGGGCGAGGCCAGCCTGCCCGACTGGCAGACGGCCGGCACGACCCTGGCCGAATCGAAGGCGCTGCGCACCTGGACGCTGGACGGCAAGGTCCTGATCGCCAGCATTAAGAACAAGATGCACGCCATCAGCCCCGAAGTCATGGAGGGACTGATGGAGGCCGTGGAGCTGGCCGAGCAGGAATACCAGGCCATGGTGATCTGGTCGGGCGATGCGCCGTTTTCGGTGGGCGCGGACCTGGAGGCCACCATGCCCGCCTTCGTGGTCGGCGGCGCAGACGCCATCGACAGCATCGAGGCCGAGCTGCAGAACCTGATGCTGCGCATTCGCTACGCGCAGGTGCCGGTGGTCTCGGCCATCCACGGCATGGCGCTGGGCGGCGGCTGCGAGCTGGCCGTGTACTCCGCGCGCCGCGTGGCGCACATGGAGAGCTACATCGGCCTGGTCGAAGTGGGCGTGGGCCTGGTGCCCGGCGCGGGCGGGCTGACCTACATCGCGCGCCGCGCCGCCGAGAACGCCGCCAGGAGCACCGGCAAGGACCTGCTGCCCTTCCTGACCGAAGGCTTCACGGCCGCGGCCATGGCCAAGGTGGGCACGAGCGCCATCGAGTCGCGCAAGCTCGGCTACCTGCTGGACAGCGACATCATCGTGCCGCACAAGGACGAGCTGCTCTTCGTCGCCATCAACGAGGCCCGAGCCATGGCCCAGGGCGGCTGGCGCGCGCCCTTGAAGCGCCTGTTCCCCGTGGTGGGCCGCAACGGCATCGCCACCATCAAGGCGCAGCTCGTGAACATGGAGGGCGGCGGCTTCATCAGCGCCTACGATTTCAAGGTCGCCAGCATGATCGCCGAGGTGGTCTGCGGCGGCGACGTGGACGCGGGCTCGCTGGTGAGCGAGGAATACCTGATGCAGCTCGAGCGCAAGGCGTTCTGCCACCTGATCGGGCAGCCCAAGACGCACGAGCGCATCCTGGGCATGTTGAATACGGGCAAGCCGGTGCGCAACTGA
- a CDS encoding acetyl-CoA C-acyltransferase yields MKQVQDAYIVAATRTPIGRSGRGYFKNTRPDDLLVAAIRGAMAQVPTLDPKAIEDSIIGCSFPEGEQGMNMARIAMGLVFDHPVGGVTVNRFCASGVTAIQMAADRIRVGEADVLIAGGAESMSLVPMGGNKPSFNPEVFARDENVGIAYGMGLTAEKVAQQWKVSREAQDAFALESHLRAVKAQQAGEFTDEITPFEIVERSPNLATGEVETRKRTVSLDEGPRPDTTREALAKLKPVFAARGSVTAGNSSQTSDGAGALILASEKAVKQFGLVPLARFVSYAARGVPPEIMGIGPIEAIPAALRYAGLQSQDIGWYELNEAFAAQSLAVMNTLGLDPAKVNPMGGAIALGHPLGATGAIRAATVVHALRRHKLKYGMVTMCVGTGQGAAGIFERV; encoded by the coding sequence ATGAAACAAGTGCAGGACGCCTACATCGTTGCCGCCACGCGCACGCCCATCGGCCGCTCGGGCCGCGGCTACTTCAAGAACACGCGTCCCGACGACCTGCTGGTGGCCGCCATCCGCGGCGCCATGGCCCAGGTGCCCACGCTGGACCCCAAGGCCATCGAGGATTCCATCATCGGCTGTTCCTTCCCCGAGGGCGAGCAGGGCATGAACATGGCGCGCATCGCCATGGGCCTGGTCTTCGACCATCCCGTGGGCGGCGTGACGGTGAACCGCTTCTGCGCCTCGGGCGTCACGGCGATCCAGATGGCGGCAGACCGCATCCGCGTTGGCGAGGCCGACGTGCTGATCGCCGGCGGCGCCGAATCGATGAGCCTGGTGCCCATGGGCGGCAACAAGCCCTCGTTCAACCCCGAGGTCTTCGCGCGCGACGAGAATGTGGGCATCGCCTACGGCATGGGCCTGACGGCCGAGAAGGTGGCGCAGCAGTGGAAGGTTTCGCGCGAGGCGCAGGACGCATTCGCGCTGGAATCGCACCTGCGCGCCGTCAAGGCCCAGCAGGCGGGCGAGTTCACGGACGAGATCACGCCGTTCGAGATCGTCGAGCGCTCGCCCAACCTCGCCACCGGCGAGGTCGAGACCAGGAAGCGCACGGTGAGCCTCGACGAAGGCCCGCGCCCCGACACCACGCGCGAAGCGCTGGCGAAATTGAAGCCCGTGTTCGCCGCGCGCGGCAGCGTCACGGCGGGCAACAGCTCGCAGACCAGCGATGGCGCGGGCGCGCTGATCCTGGCCAGCGAGAAGGCCGTCAAGCAGTTCGGCCTCGTGCCGCTGGCGCGCTTCGTGAGCTACGCCGCGCGCGGCGTGCCGCCCGAGATCATGGGCATAGGCCCCATCGAGGCCATTCCCGCCGCGCTGCGCTATGCGGGCCTGCAGAGCCAGGACATCGGCTGGTACGAGCTCAACGAGGCCTTCGCGGCCCAGTCGCTCGCGGTGATGAACACCCTGGGCCTGGACCCGGCCAAGGTCAACCCCATGGGCGGCGCCATCGCCCTGGGCCACCCGCTGGGCGCCACGGGGGCCATACGCGCCGCCACCGTGGTGCATGCGCTGCGCCGCCACAAGCTGAAGTACGGCATGGTGACCATGTGCGTGGGCACGGGCCAGGGCGCGGCCGGCATCTTCGAGCGCGTGTAG
- a CDS encoding acyl-CoA thioesterase, whose translation MTSHHSIHPLDEALALASETTGQYTGRTTPGYWNMVGPFGGITAATLLQAVMQHPARLGEPLSLTVNYAGALGEGPFTLQATPVRTNRSTQHWTLSILQAGADGAPVVTTTATVVTAVRRETWGATDTPMPAVPAPAQCKPVRLAFRSEWLRRYEMRPVTGELPTQWDDSGHTSMTQLWMRDAPARPLDFCALAAMADIFFPRVWLRRARQVPAGTVSITVYFHAGGDLLAQTGTGYLLGQARAQEFRNGFFDQTALLWNEAGIVLATSHQIVYYKE comes from the coding sequence ATGACTTCGCACCACAGCATTCACCCCCTGGACGAGGCGCTGGCGCTCGCGTCCGAAACGACGGGCCAATACACCGGCCGCACCACGCCCGGCTACTGGAACATGGTGGGGCCGTTCGGCGGCATCACCGCCGCCACGCTGCTGCAGGCCGTGATGCAGCACCCCGCGCGCCTGGGCGAGCCGCTCTCGCTCACCGTGAACTACGCCGGCGCGCTGGGCGAGGGGCCTTTCACGCTGCAGGCCACGCCGGTGCGCACCAACCGCTCCACGCAGCATTGGACGCTGTCCATCCTGCAGGCCGGCGCCGATGGCGCGCCCGTGGTTACCACCACGGCCACCGTCGTCACGGCCGTGCGGCGCGAGACCTGGGGTGCGACCGACACGCCCATGCCCGCCGTGCCTGCGCCCGCGCAGTGCAAGCCGGTGCGGCTAGCCTTCCGCTCGGAATGGCTGCGCCGCTACGAGATGCGGCCCGTGACGGGCGAATTGCCCACGCAGTGGGACGACAGCGGCCACACCAGCATGACCCAGCTGTGGATGCGCGACGCGCCCGCGCGGCCGCTGGACTTCTGCGCGCTGGCGGCCATGGCCGACATCTTCTTCCCGCGCGTGTGGCTGCGCCGCGCGCGCCAGGTGCCTGCGGGCACGGTGTCCATCACCGTGTACTTCCATGCGGGCGGCGACCTGCTGGCGCAGACCGGCACCGGCTACCTGCTGGGCCAGGCGCGTGCGCAGGAGTTCCGCAACGGCTTTTTCGACCAGACGGCGCTCCTGTGGAACGAGGCGGGCATCGTGCTGGCCACGAGCCACCAGATCGTCTACTACAAAGAATGA
- a CDS encoding enoyl-CoA hydratase → MSNTSQDILVHDEGGVRTITFNRVERKNSITTAMYAQLADAFETAAQDAAVRVVVLQGDVAVFSAGNDIGDFLQQPPSTQDAPVFRFLRAIATFPKPVVAAVCGPAVGIGTTMLLHCDLVYAGDNAAFSMPFVNLGLCPEAGSSLLVPQMLGYHRAAEALLLGEPFMAEAALEVGLVNRVVPPTECNAIAQAQARKLAAKPLSALIETKRLLKKGQTAAVLERMAEEGASFGRMLREPAAREAFSAFMEKRHPDFSKC, encoded by the coding sequence ATGAGCAATACTTCCCAGGACATCCTGGTGCACGACGAGGGCGGCGTGCGCACCATCACCTTCAACCGCGTGGAGCGGAAGAACTCGATCACCACCGCCATGTACGCGCAACTGGCCGACGCCTTCGAGACCGCGGCGCAGGACGCGGCCGTGCGCGTGGTGGTGCTGCAGGGCGACGTGGCCGTCTTCAGCGCCGGCAACGACATCGGCGACTTCCTGCAGCAGCCGCCCAGTACGCAGGACGCGCCCGTGTTCCGCTTCCTGCGCGCCATCGCCACCTTCCCCAAGCCCGTGGTGGCGGCCGTGTGCGGCCCGGCCGTGGGCATCGGCACGACCATGCTGCTGCACTGCGACCTGGTCTACGCGGGCGACAACGCGGCGTTCTCCATGCCCTTCGTGAACCTGGGCCTGTGCCCCGAGGCGGGGTCCAGCCTGCTCGTGCCGCAGATGCTGGGCTACCACCGCGCGGCCGAGGCGCTGCTCCTGGGCGAGCCCTTCATGGCCGAGGCGGCGCTGGAGGTGGGCCTGGTCAACCGTGTGGTGCCGCCCACCGAGTGCAACGCGATCGCCCAGGCCCAGGCGCGCAAGCTCGCGGCCAAGCCGCTGTCGGCGCTCATCGAGACCAAGCGCCTGCTCAAGAAGGGGCAGACCGCTGCCGTGCTCGAGCGCATGGCCGAGGAGGGGGCGAGCTTCGGCCGCATGCTGCGCGAACCGGCCGCCCGCGAGGCCTTCTCCGCCTTCATGGAAAAGCGCCACCCGGATTTCAGCAAGTGCTGA